One window of Athalia rosae chromosome 2, iyAthRosa1.1, whole genome shotgun sequence genomic DNA carries:
- the LOC105688472 gene encoding H/ACA ribonucleoprotein complex subunit 2-like protein → MTKKDKQIKTEPEDETEVMEVDTSIVKGSSYEDKLNNVSIIANPMASKKLTKKIYKLIKKAAKHKTYLRNGLNDVQKHIRKGETGLVVFAGDVTPIEIMCHLPAVCEDKDIPYCYTPSRQDIGVAMGVKRGSLMVLIKEHPEYKDLYDEIKKEMVKLALPL, encoded by the exons atgacgaaaaaagatAAGCAGATCAAAACCGAGCCTGAAGATGAAACAGAGGTAATGGAAGTAGATACGTCGATTGTAAAAGGCAGCAGCTATGAAGACAAATTGAACAACGTTAGTATCATTGCTAACCCCATGGCCTCGAAGAAACTAACCAAAAAAATCTACAAGTTAATCAAAAAAG CGGCAAAGCATAAGACCTATTTACGAAACGGGCTTAACGATGTCCAGAAGCACATACGGAAGGGAGAAACTGG GCTGGTAGTTTTTGCGGGAGATGTTACGCCAATAGAGATAATGTGTCACTTGCCGGCTGTTTGTGAAGACAAAGACATTCCGTATTGTTATACACCGTCCCGACAAGATATCGGAGTGGCGATGGGCGTGAAACGTGGTAGTTTAATGGTGCTTATCAAGGAGCACCCAGAATACAAAGATCTCTacgatgaaatcaaaaaagaaatggtCAAATTGGCGCTGCCGTTGTAA
- the LOC105688473 gene encoding dnaJ homolog subfamily C member 5 isoform X1, which translates to MDRRKMSTSGDSLYQTLEIQKTATPEEIKKTYRKLALRYHPDKNPNNPEAAEKFKEINRAHAILTDLTKRNIYDNYGSLGLYVAEQFGEENVNAYFVVTSGWCKAIFLVCSIITGCYCCCCCCFCCNFCCGKCKPAQPEDSGAYHNLQRNQNPEGGVVTDQPRGGPKEDESDEDAVTAQPQGGAAQGAQTVFAMPPPPTKANENTTLNSGGERVIYTTATNPFAAGATILPSNNGPTEW; encoded by the exons atggatagaagaaaaatgtc CACGTCAGGGGATTCCCTCTAccaaactttggaaattcagaAGACAGCAACTCCGGAGGAGATCAAAAAGACATATAGAAAACTTGCCCTCAGGTATCATCCTGATAAGAACCCCAACAATCCAGAGGCTGCTGAGAAG TTCAAAGAAATCAATAGGGCACATGCCATCCTTACTGATTTAACAAAACGCAACATATACGATAACTATGGCTCCCTCGGTCTGTATGTAGCTGAACAGTTTGGAGAAGAAAATGTTAATGCCTACTTTGTGGTAACTTCTGGTTGGTGCAAg GCAATATTCTTGGTCTGTAGTATAATAACTGGCTGTtactgctgttgttgctgttgctttTGCTGCAACTTCTGTTGCGGTAAATGTAAGCCAGCACAACCAGAGGATAGTGGGGCATATCACAATTTACAG CGGAACCAGAACCCCGAAGGAGGCGTAGTGACTGACCAGCCGAGAGGTGGGCCTAAG GAGGATGAAAGTGACGAAGACGCTGTGACGGCACAACCTCAAGGAGGTGCAGCCCAAGGAGCGCAAACTGTATTCGCAATGCCGCCACCACCAACAAAGGCAAATGAAAACACTACCCTCAACAGTGGTGGAGAACGCGTTATTTATACAACTG CCACAAACCCGTTCGCTGCAGGAGCGACGATTCTGCCATCCAATAATGGACCAACCGAGTGGTAG
- the LOC105688473 gene encoding dnaJ homolog subfamily C member 5 isoform X2: MDRRKMSTSGDSLYQTLEIQKTATPEEIKKTYRKLALRYHPDKNPNNPEAAEKFKEINRAHAILTDLTKRNIYDNYGSLGLYVAEQFGEENVNAYFVVTSGWCKAIFLVCSIITGCYCCCCCCFCCNFCCGKCKPAQPEDSGAYHNLQEDESDEDAVTAQPQGGAAQGAQTVFAMPPPPTKANENTTLNSGGERVIYTTATNPFAAGATILPSNNGPTEW, encoded by the exons atggatagaagaaaaatgtc CACGTCAGGGGATTCCCTCTAccaaactttggaaattcagaAGACAGCAACTCCGGAGGAGATCAAAAAGACATATAGAAAACTTGCCCTCAGGTATCATCCTGATAAGAACCCCAACAATCCAGAGGCTGCTGAGAAG TTCAAAGAAATCAATAGGGCACATGCCATCCTTACTGATTTAACAAAACGCAACATATACGATAACTATGGCTCCCTCGGTCTGTATGTAGCTGAACAGTTTGGAGAAGAAAATGTTAATGCCTACTTTGTGGTAACTTCTGGTTGGTGCAAg GCAATATTCTTGGTCTGTAGTATAATAACTGGCTGTtactgctgttgttgctgttgctttTGCTGCAACTTCTGTTGCGGTAAATGTAAGCCAGCACAACCAGAGGATAGTGGGGCATATCACAATTTACAG GAGGATGAAAGTGACGAAGACGCTGTGACGGCACAACCTCAAGGAGGTGCAGCCCAAGGAGCGCAAACTGTATTCGCAATGCCGCCACCACCAACAAAGGCAAATGAAAACACTACCCTCAACAGTGGTGGAGAACGCGTTATTTATACAACTG CCACAAACCCGTTCGCTGCAGGAGCGACGATTCTGCCATCCAATAATGGACCAACCGAGTGGTAG
- the LOC105688252 gene encoding flap endonuclease GEN, with protein MGVKHLWTILTPFCERKPLFELQGKTLAIDLSCWIVDTQTATEYVIQPKIYLRNLYFRTMNLLLQDIRPVFVLEGKAPELKQKTIERRNDIQQLKRTGTIAVRKVAAKSSRSRFNHVLKECEEMLSYMGIKCVRSYGEAEAMCAYLNADGIVDGCVSQDNDCFLYGGKTVYRNFNLSGTGSSAGSIDVYSMEKTEEMLNLDRDKMIALALLCGCDYDDGLNGVGKEAALKLFEYIGDENILDRLRSWKMDGKFDKMEAALANTKLCTSCGHDGNVRVHTKTGCSTCCTVTGCSSDYKEQKKLIQNEIAMRKKAILIDSFPNEEIINEYLVRKGPVPSSLDLKWQQPKLNKFIFFMEKKVCWEPDYSFEKFLPLMTRWQLLHLPEIALRENISFLKYSNDLPLTTLLFPERIKKVRNVKSVASYEIVWTDTENFLNGLVTLSASKSSEDEEKTEKLDSENQELSGMLNTIEPQNLVVKCYPEIVQLFEEEKLSKKKGKSVKSRAKKKNVEMPDNAEQSKENNQAVKRPAAKRGKKKLVDVTNNRKIDEYVIKKNPSLEDSFSKLEITPKRAKCGPQIERIKNAERMTKMNNTLDRMLDSLTADDFASDEEWESDMSGIIDKICNTRVPTEIPSVDLDLNECKMMKESSEQILRNDIDLSIGNMGVLDVTKEDTDKVPQENTEIDEFADIDHYVPLSHRLDLDIMKLQAL; from the exons ATGGGAGTGAAACATTTGTGGACGATTTTAACTCCATTCTGTGAAAGAAAGCCACTCTTTGAATTACAAGGTAAAACTTTAGCCATTGACTTGAGCTGCTGGATCGTCGATACTCAAACTGCAACCGAATATGTTATACAGCCAAAAATCTACCTCCG GAATCTGTATTTTCGAACTATGAATCTACTTCTACAAGATATTCGCCCAGTTTTTGTATTAGAAGGTAAAGCTCCAGAACTAAAACAGAAGACAATAGAGAGGCGCAATGACATCCAGCAGTTGAAGAGAACTGGGACGATCGCTGTTAGAAAAGTTGCTGCTAAAAGCAGTAGAAGTAGATTTAATCATGTACTTAAAGAATGTGAAGAAATGCTTAGCTACATGGGGATCAAATGTGTTCGAAGCTATGGAGAAGCAGAAGCAATGTGTGCCTACCTAAATGCAGACGGG ATTGTTGATGGCTGCGTAAGTCAAGATAATGATTGTTTTCTGTATGGGGGAAAGACCGTGTACAGAAACTTCAATCTCAGTGGAACTGGATCGTCTGCTGGAAGTATCGATGTCTACAGCATGGAAAAGACTGAAGAGATGTTAAATTTAGATAGGGATAAAATGATAGCTTTGGCATTGTTGTGCGGATGTGATTATGACGATGGATTAAATGGGGTGGGTAAAGAAGCGGCTTTAAAGTTGTTTGAGTATATCggtgatgaaaatatattggaTAG ACTGAGAAGCTGGAAAATGGacggaaaatttgataaaatggAAGCTGCATTAGCCAATACAAAATTATGCACATCTTGTGGTCACGATGGTAATGTCAGAGTTCACACAAAAACTGGATGCTCCACTTGCTGTACGGTGACGGGTTGTAGCAGTGATTACAA agaacaaaaaaagctgATTCAGAATGAAATCGCTATGCGAAAAAAAGCTATCCTAATCGATTCATTTCCcaatgaagaaataataaacgaGTACCTCGTTAGAAAAGGTCCTGTTCCATCGAGCTTGGATCTCAAGTGGCAGCAGccaaaactaaataaattcatA TTTTTTATGGAAAAGAAAGTTTGCTGGGAACCGGATTATTCGTTTGAGAAATTTCTTCCACTGATGACTCGTTGGCAGTTACTCCATCTACCAGAGATTGCCCTCAGAGAGAATATcagttttttgaaatattctaaCGATTTGCCATTGACGACGCTGCTGTTTCCTGAACGAATAAAGAAAGTAAGAAATGTAAAGTCCGTTGCGAGTTATGAAATCGTCTGGACTGACacagaaaatttcttgaatggATTGGTAACACTGTCAGCTTCAAAATCCagtgaagatgaagaaaaaacagagaaactTGATTCTGAAAACCAAGAGCTTTCGGGAATGCTCAATACTATCGAGCCACAGAATTTAGTTGTCAAATGTTACCCAGAAATAGTCCAATTatttgaagaagagaaattgagCAAGAAGAAAGGTAAAAGTGTAAAATCTAGggcaaagaagaagaatgttGAAATGCCTGACAATGCTGAACAGTCTAAAGAAAATAACCAGGCGGTCAAAAGACCTGCAGCAAAGCGAGGTAAAAAGAAACTTGTCGACGTCAccaataatagaaaaatagacgaatatgttataaaaaaaaatccgagttTAGAAGATTCATTTAGCAAGTTAGAAATTACTCCCAAACGTGCAAAATGTGGGCCGCAAATTGAAAGGATCAAAAACGCTGAGAGGatgacaaaaatgaataacacTTTGGACAGAATGCTGGACAGTTTGACTGCTGATGACTTTGCCAGTGACGAGGAATGGGAATCGGACATGTCCGgaattattgataaaatttgcAATACCAGAGTTCCAACCGAAATTCCTTCAGTTGACCTTGATCTGAATGAATGTAAAATGATGAAAGAATCAAGTGAACAGATCCTAAGAAATGATATTGATTTAAGTATCGGAAACATGGGTGTACTTGATGTGACGAAAGAGGATACTGACAAAGTCCCACAAGAAAATActgaaatcgatgaattcgCTGACATTGACCACTATGTGCCCTTGTCTCATCGTCTAGACTTAGATATTATGAAACTGCAGGCATTGTGA